A single genomic interval of Vibrio maritimus harbors:
- a CDS encoding MurR/RpiR family transcriptional regulator — MSVEVDIISQITERYSALRDAEKKVADLITDDVSSAANASITELAEQASVSEATITRFAKAVGCKNVRDLKIKLAQSLAVGQRFIIEPPVQTGHQGIYESIKQALDINRALINEADVSKAVELLHSARQIIAIGVGGGSTITSQELQHRLFRLGYPVVSYNDGLLTRMVAATADANDVMVVISATGHTPIVVETAETAKQYGVPIIAITPSGSPLADLSDIVLPIVHKETDFIYKPSASRYAMLALVDVLAMELAVNHKRRSRDRLRRLKLALDTHRTGSDRQPLGD, encoded by the coding sequence TTGAGCGTAGAAGTAGACATTATTTCTCAGATCACGGAGCGCTACAGCGCGCTTCGTGATGCAGAAAAGAAGGTGGCAGACCTGATCACCGACGATGTGAGCAGTGCCGCAAACGCAAGTATTACCGAGCTTGCAGAACAAGCGAGTGTCAGTGAAGCGACTATTACCCGTTTCGCCAAGGCAGTGGGATGCAAAAACGTACGTGACCTGAAAATCAAGCTCGCTCAATCGCTAGCTGTGGGTCAACGCTTCATCATTGAGCCCCCAGTTCAAACTGGACACCAAGGTATTTATGAGTCGATAAAACAAGCTCTAGATATCAACCGCGCATTGATAAACGAAGCAGACGTCAGCAAAGCCGTGGAACTGCTGCATTCGGCAAGGCAGATCATTGCTATCGGTGTTGGCGGTGGCTCAACCATCACCTCGCAAGAGCTGCAACATCGTTTGTTTCGCCTTGGATACCCGGTTGTATCGTACAATGACGGTCTGTTAACCCGGATGGTGGCAGCGACGGCAGATGCCAACGACGTTATGGTGGTCATCTCCGCAACAGGTCACACACCGATCGTGGTCGAAACTGCAGAAACCGCGAAGCAATATGGGGTTCCTATCATTGCCATTACCCCTTCAGGTTCACCACTGGCTGACTTAAGCGACATCGTGTTACCTATCGTTCATAAAGAGACCGACTTTATCTACAAACCCTCGGCATCTCGATACGCAATGTTGGCTCTTGTTGACGTGCTAGCCATGGAACTTGCCGTGAATCACAAGCGCCGTTCTCGCGACCGCCTACGCCGATTGAAGTTGGCTCTGGATACTCATCGTACGGGCAGTGATCGTCAGCCACTGGGCGATTAA
- a CDS encoding amino acid deaminase — protein sequence MKNLFTEDRNNHKKQELDYATGHKGLACSQEKKQSYSLINEDISLPAAVIKRSHLTNNMEWMQKFANHHGVKLCPHGKTTMTPEFFRQQQQHGAWGITVASAPQVEVAAHSGIANIMMANQLVGKANMALIHRVKRDTGARVMVCVDSKQNVEQLQHYFEQTVHTIEVLIEYGVEGGRCGCRTAEEVTALAQLIATLSHVELVGIEVYEGVIHGGDEEARVRQFLSNTLELAASLVADKLLPPKPIVTGAGSAWYDVVAEEFAHLANVEAILRPGCYVIHDTGIYLDAQHKVMQRAEKNQGFACELGGDLSSALEVWAYVISRPEATKAIIGLGKRDVAFDAGLPIPERIYRNGEALDIKDLVATDVMDQHTFLSIPKDCDLQVGDMIAFSTSHPCLTFDKWRYIAISDDQHNVDRWVETAF from the coding sequence ATGAAAAACCTATTCACAGAAGATAGAAACAATCACAAGAAACAAGAACTTGATTATGCAACCGGTCACAAAGGCTTAGCGTGTAGTCAAGAAAAAAAGCAGAGTTATAGTTTAATCAATGAAGACATCAGCCTGCCGGCGGCAGTCATCAAACGCAGTCATTTGACGAACAATATGGAGTGGATGCAGAAGTTTGCTAACCATCATGGCGTGAAGCTTTGCCCTCACGGAAAAACCACCATGACGCCTGAGTTTTTTCGTCAGCAACAACAGCATGGCGCTTGGGGCATCACGGTAGCAAGCGCCCCACAAGTTGAAGTCGCCGCTCACAGCGGTATTGCTAACATCATGATGGCGAACCAGTTAGTCGGTAAAGCTAACATGGCTTTGATCCACAGAGTTAAGCGTGATACCGGCGCTAGGGTAATGGTTTGTGTCGATTCAAAACAAAACGTTGAGCAGCTGCAACACTACTTTGAGCAAACGGTTCACACGATTGAAGTGCTGATCGAGTATGGGGTTGAGGGGGGGCGTTGTGGCTGCCGCACCGCAGAAGAAGTCACCGCACTTGCGCAGCTTATTGCAACGCTATCACACGTTGAACTGGTTGGAATTGAGGTCTACGAAGGTGTCATTCATGGCGGAGATGAAGAGGCTCGCGTGCGTCAGTTCCTCTCCAACACGCTTGAACTAGCGGCCAGCTTAGTCGCAGATAAGCTACTACCTCCTAAGCCAATCGTCACAGGTGCTGGCTCGGCTTGGTATGATGTCGTTGCCGAAGAGTTTGCTCACCTCGCTAACGTTGAAGCCATTTTAAGACCAGGTTGCTATGTTATTCACGACACAGGTATCTACCTCGATGCGCAGCACAAAGTGATGCAACGCGCTGAGAAAAACCAAGGATTTGCCTGTGAGCTAGGGGGCGATCTTTCCTCAGCATTAGAGGTCTGGGCTTATGTTATCTCACGCCCAGAGGCTACCAAGGCGATTATTGGACTAGGAAAGAGGGATGTCGCATTCGATGCAGGCTTACCCATCCCAGAGCGCATCTATCGCAATGGCGAGGCACTCGATATCAAAGACCTTGTAGCGACAGATGTGATGGATCAACACACATTTTTATCCATTCCTAAGGACTGCGACCTCCAAGTTGGTGATATGATTGCCTTTTCAACGTCACATCCTTGCCTGACGTTTGATAAGTGGCGTTACATAGCCATCAGTGACGACCAACATAACGTAGACCGTTGGGTCGAGACGGCATTCTAG
- a CDS encoding N-acyl-D-amino-acid deacylase family protein, translated as MLFDIIIKNVEIVDGTNGPAYHADLAIKQDRIAKIGDLAGSKAGLVIDGQGQVLSPGFIDVHTHDDTNVIRYPDCLPKISQGVTTVIVGNCGISASPATLKVAPPDPMNLLGKQEDFKYPTFAEYAKAVEAAQPAVNVAALIGHTTLRNNVMDELLREATEDELQSMRSTLSQAMAEGALGLSSGLAYASAKQATASEVMRLAEVLADFGGIYTTHMRTEFEAILNAMEEAFETGKHARVPVVISHLKCAGAGNWGRTVEVLDLLEKTAEHQDVSCDCYPYSASSSTLDLKQVTDDFDIFITWSESKPEFAGQLLADIAKQMELPLMDAAKALQPAGAVYHCMDEQDVERVLKHRLTMVGSDGLPNDPHPHPRLWGTFPKVLKHYCRDRELFPLEEAVYKMTGMSAQRYNLLNRGVIKEGAFADLVLFNKHNVRDTATFETPISLADGIECVLVNGNISYQNKLVAKERFGRFIYRDGINCS; from the coding sequence ATGTTGTTCGACATCATTATAAAAAACGTAGAAATCGTCGATGGCACCAATGGACCTGCCTACCATGCAGACCTTGCAATTAAGCAAGACCGTATTGCGAAAATCGGTGATCTAGCAGGCTCAAAAGCGGGTTTGGTGATTGATGGGCAAGGGCAGGTATTGAGCCCAGGGTTCATTGATGTTCATACGCACGATGACACTAACGTTATTCGCTATCCAGATTGCTTGCCGAAAATTAGTCAAGGGGTGACGACGGTTATTGTCGGTAACTGTGGGATCAGTGCCTCGCCTGCGACGCTTAAAGTTGCACCACCTGATCCAATGAACTTACTAGGGAAACAAGAAGACTTTAAGTATCCAACGTTTGCAGAGTATGCCAAAGCGGTCGAAGCCGCGCAGCCTGCGGTGAATGTTGCGGCGTTGATTGGTCATACCACACTTCGTAATAACGTGATGGATGAGCTACTTCGTGAGGCGACCGAGGACGAGTTGCAATCAATGAGAAGCACGCTGAGTCAGGCGATGGCAGAGGGCGCGTTAGGCTTGAGCTCTGGTCTGGCTTACGCCAGTGCGAAACAAGCGACAGCGAGTGAGGTTATGCGTTTGGCCGAGGTTCTTGCTGATTTTGGTGGTATCTACACCACGCACATGCGCACTGAATTTGAGGCTATCTTAAATGCGATGGAAGAGGCCTTTGAAACTGGCAAACATGCTCGTGTTCCTGTGGTGATCTCGCATCTGAAATGTGCTGGAGCGGGTAACTGGGGCAGAACTGTCGAGGTGCTCGATCTGCTCGAAAAGACGGCAGAGCATCAAGATGTTTCATGCGATTGCTACCCATATTCGGCAAGCTCTTCAACTCTGGACCTTAAACAGGTTACTGACGACTTCGATATCTTTATTACATGGTCGGAATCTAAACCGGAGTTTGCAGGTCAGCTTCTTGCTGACATTGCCAAGCAAATGGAATTGCCTTTGATGGACGCTGCTAAAGCTCTCCAACCAGCGGGAGCCGTATATCACTGCATGGATGAGCAAGATGTGGAGCGAGTACTTAAACACAGGCTTACCATGGTTGGATCTGACGGACTGCCGAACGATCCACATCCTCACCCAAGACTGTGGGGCACCTTCCCTAAAGTATTGAAACATTACTGTCGAGATCGTGAGTTATTTCCACTCGAGGAAGCGGTTTATAAAATGACAGGAATGTCTGCGCAACGTTATAACTTATTGAATCGAGGGGTTATCAAAGAAGGTGCCTTCGCGGACTTAGTTCTTTTTAATAAACATAATGTTCGTGATACTGCGACATTTGAAACACCTATTTCTTTAGCAGACGGAATAGAGTGTGTATTAGTTAACGGAAATATTAGCTATCAAAATAAATTAGTCGCCAAAGAAAGATTTGGTCGATTTATATATCGTGATGGAATTAATTGCTCTTGA
- a CDS encoding RidA family protein, translated as MTIKRYGVEGGVGTGGQHLPFARATEAGGFLYVSGQTPMTDGEVVEGGIVDQSRLAIQNCVDIMEEAGYGLEDVVHVKVVLTDSRYFQSFNKVFKEFFGANPPARICMVCDLVVDVKVEVDVTCYREDRR; from the coding sequence ATGACAATTAAACGCTATGGTGTAGAAGGTGGTGTCGGTACAGGTGGACAACATTTACCATTCGCTCGAGCAACAGAAGCTGGTGGCTTTCTTTACGTGTCGGGTCAAACACCAATGACAGATGGCGAAGTTGTGGAAGGCGGAATTGTTGACCAATCACGCCTGGCTATCCAGAACTGTGTCGATATTATGGAAGAAGCGGGCTACGGTCTTGAGGATGTTGTACACGTTAAAGTGGTACTGACAGATTCTCGTTATTTCCAATCATTTAATAAAGTATTCAAAGAGTTTTTTGGTGCAAATCCACCAGCACGAATCTGCATGGTTTGTGACCTAGTGGTGGATGTAAAAGTAGAAGTAGACGTGACTTGCTATCGCGAAGACCGTCGATAA
- a CDS encoding sodium:solute symporter family protein — protein MNSTLFLSGFGIYVCFLIWLGWYVSRNQKSGEDFLLGGRGLPLFLVLGTTVATMVGTGSSMGAVGFGYANGWAGALYGIGGALGILLLALWFAPVRRLNFMTMSEELSYYVGANRVVKNLVGILIFIASIGWLGAHILGGGMYLAWIADIDLNVAKVIIAAAFTIYVVIGGYTAVVWTDTIQAVILFVGFILMAVLSVQHIGGLDNLYAAMDPAATSFLAIEKLGLIPAISLAVVVGVGVLATPSFRQRIYSGKNVSTIRRSFVLSGVLYLFFSIIPAVIGMAAHAIDPNLDNANFAFPYIAATVLPVGIGMIVLIAGLSATMSSASSDAIAGVSILLRDVYVMFTGRVPNKESMMNYSRLALIVVIGLALLFALTSNDIIGYITKMISTVMSGMFVCGMLGRFWKRYTWQGAIATLVGASAASFMVILSPSLTAFWGNPVIPSVAVATLAGVAVSLFTPRNMVSPEEAQAILDAERAQMEQGGESNKDTTTSTPITE, from the coding sequence ATGAACAGTACACTATTCTTATCCGGATTCGGGATATATGTGTGTTTTCTTATTTGGCTTGGTTGGTATGTATCGCGTAATCAAAAGTCAGGTGAAGATTTTCTACTTGGTGGGCGCGGCTTACCACTGTTTTTGGTACTAGGTACCACGGTAGCGACCATGGTGGGTACTGGCTCAAGTATGGGCGCAGTAGGTTTTGGTTATGCTAACGGTTGGGCTGGTGCACTTTATGGCATTGGTGGCGCTCTTGGTATTTTACTACTCGCACTCTGGTTTGCCCCTGTTCGTCGACTCAATTTTATGACCATGAGTGAAGAGTTGTCCTACTATGTCGGTGCAAACCGCGTGGTGAAAAATCTGGTCGGTATTCTTATCTTTATTGCTTCTATTGGCTGGTTAGGTGCCCACATCTTGGGTGGCGGTATGTATCTGGCTTGGATTGCAGATATTGACCTCAATGTTGCGAAAGTCATTATTGCTGCCGCGTTTACGATTTACGTTGTCATTGGTGGTTACACCGCAGTGGTGTGGACTGACACAATTCAAGCTGTGATTCTTTTCGTTGGTTTCATCTTGATGGCAGTACTATCGGTGCAACACATTGGTGGTCTTGATAACCTTTACGCTGCGATGGACCCAGCAGCGACCAGCTTTCTAGCGATTGAAAAACTCGGTCTGATTCCAGCTATCTCATTGGCCGTAGTGGTTGGTGTGGGTGTGTTGGCGACGCCTTCATTCCGTCAGCGTATTTACTCAGGTAAGAACGTATCGACCATCCGCCGTTCATTTGTGTTATCTGGTGTATTGTACCTGTTCTTCTCAATCATCCCTGCGGTTATTGGTATGGCGGCGCATGCGATTGACCCTAATTTAGATAATGCTAATTTCGCGTTCCCATACATTGCAGCAACGGTACTACCAGTTGGTATTGGCATGATCGTTCTGATTGCAGGTTTGTCGGCAACTATGTCGAGCGCGAGCTCTGATGCGATTGCCGGTGTGTCTATCCTATTGCGTGACGTGTATGTCATGTTTACAGGCCGCGTTCCAAATAAAGAATCGATGATGAACTACTCAAGGCTAGCGCTTATCGTCGTAATTGGTTTAGCTCTACTGTTTGCACTGACGTCAAACGACATTATCGGCTACATCACTAAGATGATCTCAACGGTGATGTCAGGAATGTTCGTGTGCGGAATGTTGGGTCGCTTCTGGAAGCGCTACACGTGGCAGGGTGCGATTGCGACGCTTGTTGGTGCATCAGCGGCTTCATTCATGGTTATCCTCAGCCCAAGCCTAACCGCATTCTGGGGTAACCCAGTCATCCCATCTGTTGCAGTCGCAACTCTAGCGGGTGTTGCAGTGAGCTTGTTCACGCCAAGAAATATGGTGTCACCAGAGGAAGCTCAAGCCATCTTAGACGCAGAACGCGCACAGATGGAGCAAGGTGGTGAGTCCAACAAGGACACCACGACTTCAACGCCAATTACAGAGTAA
- a CDS encoding family 20 glycosylhydrolase, whose product MDKKLVSLLIAGTLTSTAWAMAPNTDLNLMPYPQMVELKQGNVVIDKDFSIFIKGYNSERVDATAKRFITRLERQTGLPTLNWQAESASEATLVIDIDDAPKAAIQDINADESYTLNAQNGQIVLKANRPYGAIRGIETILQLVKTDAVGYSVPAIYIEDEPRFRWRGVSYDTSRHFIEMEVILRQLDAMASAKMNVFHWHIWDDQGIRIQLDNYTKLWEKTTDGDYYTKDQIRYVVDYARELGIRVVPEISLPGHASAVAHAYPELMSGMGEQSYPQQREWGVFEPLMDPTNPELYTMLSSVFDEVVELFPDEYFHIGGDEPNYKQWQENPKIQAFIKENNLDGERGLQSYLNAKVEKMLEDRGKKMTGWDEIWHKDLPKSIVIQSWRGHDSIGRAAKEGYQGLLSTGYYLDQPQPTSYHYRNDPMPHGITVDDTLHEGERFVSYQWEKPRTKGGPRKGLLTIIQAKDGSVRAFTDYNGKSRTEVEILEYTPGESFKGHFDNFMSYTEFNLKLAGDKLAEGSYQLIGNVRWPTTGEIVASSAQPGSTIPEPSGGYPAELTEDEQSLILGGEITVWAENINSQTMENRIWPRSYAIAERFWSSEELTDEASMYKRMRAIDSWSEISLGMRHHADSRVMMQRLANGADVTPLLTLARYTEPAQYYARNWEKWIQTENHGDLYNQHERLNRFADALPVESYAVYEMRDLVEQFDKGDKQALSALKRHYQTVLNAATAAEPIFAANVASVDTVAVTKATKKIAELGLTLVAKAQAGEVISKADTNAYQGMINESAIIIDETIVAIVKPTEMLLEALSE is encoded by the coding sequence ATGGACAAGAAACTGGTATCTCTTTTAATCGCAGGCACACTAACATCAACGGCATGGGCTATGGCACCAAATACCGATCTGAACTTAATGCCTTATCCTCAAATGGTGGAATTGAAACAGGGCAATGTTGTTATCGATAAAGACTTCAGTATTTTTATCAAAGGGTACAATTCAGAGCGCGTTGACGCGACGGCAAAACGTTTTATCACTCGCCTTGAGCGTCAAACGGGTTTACCGACTCTGAATTGGCAGGCTGAAAGCGCGAGTGAAGCGACTTTGGTTATCGACATCGATGATGCGCCTAAAGCAGCGATTCAAGATATCAATGCTGATGAGTCTTACACCTTGAACGCACAGAATGGGCAGATTGTTTTAAAGGCGAATCGTCCATACGGTGCGATCCGTGGTATCGAAACCATTCTTCAACTTGTCAAAACGGATGCTGTCGGTTATTCGGTACCAGCAATTTATATTGAAGATGAACCTCGTTTCCGCTGGCGCGGTGTCTCTTATGATACCTCTCGTCACTTCATTGAGATGGAAGTGATCCTGCGTCAATTGGATGCGATGGCTTCAGCGAAAATGAACGTGTTCCATTGGCATATCTGGGATGACCAAGGTATCCGTATCCAACTGGACAACTACACCAAGCTTTGGGAGAAAACCACGGATGGTGATTACTACACTAAAGATCAAATTCGCTATGTCGTTGACTATGCTCGTGAGTTAGGTATTCGTGTGGTTCCTGAGATCTCACTTCCTGGTCACGCTTCTGCAGTTGCTCATGCTTACCCTGAGCTAATGTCCGGGATGGGGGAGCAAAGCTACCCACAACAGCGTGAATGGGGCGTATTTGAGCCGCTCATGGACCCAACAAATCCTGAGCTTTATACCATGTTGAGTAGTGTCTTTGATGAAGTGGTCGAACTCTTCCCTGATGAGTACTTCCACATCGGCGGTGACGAGCCAAACTATAAGCAGTGGCAAGAGAACCCTAAGATCCAAGCGTTTATCAAAGAAAATAATCTCGATGGCGAGCGCGGCTTACAGTCTTATTTGAATGCGAAAGTAGAGAAGATGCTTGAAGATCGCGGCAAGAAGATGACGGGCTGGGATGAGATCTGGCATAAAGATCTGCCAAAATCCATCGTGATTCAAAGCTGGCGCGGGCATGACAGTATTGGTCGTGCGGCGAAAGAAGGCTATCAAGGACTTCTCTCTACGGGCTATTACCTAGACCAACCTCAGCCAACGAGCTATCACTATCGCAATGACCCAATGCCTCATGGTATTACGGTCGACGATACGTTGCATGAAGGCGAGCGTTTCGTTAGCTATCAGTGGGAAAAACCGCGTACGAAGGGCGGTCCACGTAAGGGGTTGCTCACTATCATTCAAGCTAAAGATGGCAGCGTCAGAGCGTTTACCGACTACAACGGTAAGTCTCGTACTGAAGTCGAAATTCTTGAGTACACGCCAGGAGAGAGCTTCAAGGGGCATTTTGACAACTTTATGTCGTATACCGAGTTTAACCTGAAGCTGGCTGGTGACAAGCTTGCAGAAGGGAGCTATCAGCTTATTGGCAACGTGCGTTGGCCAACCACGGGTGAAATCGTGGCTTCTTCTGCGCAGCCAGGCTCGACTATACCTGAGCCAAGCGGTGGTTACCCAGCCGAGTTAACTGAAGACGAGCAGTCGCTCATTCTTGGTGGCGAAATCACCGTCTGGGCTGAAAACATTAACTCTCAAACTATGGAAAACCGTATTTGGCCGCGTAGCTACGCCATCGCTGAGCGATTCTGGTCTTCAGAAGAGCTGACAGACGAAGCAAGCATGTATAAGCGTATGCGCGCTATCGACAGTTGGTCGGAGATCTCTCTGGGGATGCGCCATCACGCTGACTCTAGAGTTATGATGCAGCGTTTAGCGAATGGCGCCGATGTAACGCCATTACTGACACTTGCTCGCTATACTGAGCCTGCGCAGTACTACGCTCGCAACTGGGAGAAGTGGATTCAAACGGAAAATCACGGTGATCTTTATAATCAACATGAACGCTTGAATCGTTTCGCTGATGCACTGCCTGTTGAGAGCTATGCTGTGTATGAAATGCGAGATCTTGTAGAGCAGTTTGATAAAGGTGATAAGCAAGCGCTCTCTGCTTTAAAACGTCACTATCAGACAGTTTTAAACGCTGCGACCGCTGCTGAACCTATCTTCGCAGCGAACGTCGCATCTGTTGATACAGTCGCAGTGACGAAAGCAACGAAGAAAATCGCGGAGTTAGGTCTGACTTTAGTTGCTAAGGCGCAAGCTGGAGAGGTTATCTCTAAAGCAGATACGAATGCATATCAAGGGATGATTAACGAGTCGGCGATCATCATAGACGAAACCATTGTTGCCATCGTTAAGCCAACGGAAATGTTGTTGGAAGCTCTTTCAGAATAG
- a CDS encoding glycine zipper domain-containing protein gives MTFTKTSLKSLFAVTTLALLAGCSSPAFDKENENAARNRGAAGGALLGATMGVLTGEPDLAVKGAVAGGVAGGVAGSMKDLEDSRETGRTETLADGIKQDNRSDAEKRADELEAEIRIRELEQKLAEMEKAQESQPGQQG, from the coding sequence ATGACTTTTACTAAAACTTCTCTTAAATCATTATTTGCCGTTACGACACTAGCTTTGCTTGCTGGTTGTTCGTCACCTGCTTTCGATAAGGAAAACGAGAACGCAGCACGTAATCGAGGCGCAGCTGGTGGCGCACTATTAGGTGCAACGATGGGCGTTCTAACGGGTGAACCTGATCTTGCAGTCAAAGGAGCAGTAGCCGGAGGTGTTGCTGGAGGTGTTGCCGGGTCGATGAAAGATCTAGAAGACTCTCGTGAAACTGGTCGTACGGAAACTCTGGCGGATGGTATTAAACAGGATAACCGCAGCGATGCTGAAAAGCGTGCAGATGAGCTTGAGGCTGAAATTCGTATTCGTGAGTTAGAGCAAAAGCTAGCAGAAATGGAGAAAGCGCAAGAGTCCCAACCTGGTCAGCAAGGGTAA
- a CDS encoding sensor domain-containing diguanylate cyclase, which translates to MQPAPIPFDDDYRLKVVKQLNILEKPEERFDRVTRLAKRMFDVDIALLSIVEQDKQWFKSNVGLNAQETGRGESFCGHAILGDEPFIIPDASVDVRFSDNPLVTGAPNIRFYAGVPLKIDDGVKIGTLCIIDSQPRHFSDQQVNDLIDLAKLAESELVANLNSTIDELTQISNRRGYNLLADKVIQKCRFATEPYTLALFDLEHFKQINDRFGHSVGDEALRQFAKLLKSNFRDSDVIARVGGDEFVVLMSGTTGNDSKFPITRFKEKVEAFNETSSAVYELGYYVGVVCCSPLDKVDHEELIELADKAMYMNKGSCY; encoded by the coding sequence ATGCAGCCAGCGCCAATCCCGTTTGATGATGACTACCGTCTCAAAGTCGTTAAACAGTTAAATATTTTAGAAAAACCTGAAGAACGTTTTGATAGGGTCACTCGACTGGCAAAGCGAATGTTCGATGTAGATATCGCACTTTTGAGCATTGTTGAACAGGATAAACAGTGGTTTAAATCTAATGTCGGTCTTAATGCTCAGGAAACAGGGCGAGGTGAGTCTTTTTGTGGGCATGCCATATTAGGTGACGAGCCGTTCATTATTCCAGACGCGTCGGTTGACGTAAGGTTTAGTGATAATCCTCTTGTGACTGGAGCGCCAAATATTCGATTTTACGCTGGAGTGCCTCTCAAGATTGACGATGGAGTGAAGATTGGCACTTTGTGTATCATAGATAGCCAACCTAGACACTTTAGTGATCAGCAAGTCAATGATCTTATCGACCTAGCAAAGCTAGCGGAGTCTGAGCTCGTTGCGAACCTCAACTCTACGATCGATGAACTCACGCAGATTTCTAACCGCCGCGGCTACAACCTTTTGGCTGATAAAGTGATCCAAAAATGTCGTTTTGCCACTGAACCCTACACCCTAGCCTTGTTTGATTTAGAACATTTCAAACAAATTAATGACAGATTCGGACACTCTGTTGGTGACGAAGCTCTGCGCCAGTTCGCAAAGCTTTTGAAATCGAATTTTAGAGATTCTGATGTTATTGCAAGGGTAGGAGGCGATGAATTCGTCGTATTAATGTCAGGTACAACGGGGAACGACTCGAAGTTTCCTATTACGCGGTTTAAAGAAAAGGTAGAAGCGTTTAACGAAACGAGTAGTGCAGTATATGAACTTGGTTACTACGTCGGTGTCGTTTGTTGCTCTCCTCTGGATAAAGTCGATCATGAAGAACTAATAGAGCTAGCAGATAAGGCGATGTATATGAATAAAGGCTCTTGCTATTGA
- a CDS encoding HAD family hydrolase, whose translation MTIKAVVFDLDNTLVSSNINFELLRQEIDCPNGKDLLTHVAETECDSQRKIRHDVILEHEINDAKSSNLMSGAQGLLDWLLARNMHFGIITRNCREAAETKLREHKLVVETLITREDFPAKPDPTALFHLMKEWSLEKGSVLYVGDHQYDVLTAQNAGCLSCYISNSEDLSSSYGADLHYPSLKALHRYLEAQ comes from the coding sequence TTGACCATTAAAGCTGTTGTATTTGACTTGGACAACACCCTAGTATCATCAAATATCAATTTTGAATTGTTGAGGCAAGAGATTGACTGTCCAAACGGTAAAGATCTGCTAACGCATGTTGCCGAAACCGAGTGCGACAGTCAGCGCAAGATTAGGCACGACGTTATCTTAGAGCATGAGATTAACGACGCTAAGTCGAGCAACCTAATGAGTGGTGCACAAGGTCTGCTTGATTGGCTGTTGGCGAGGAACATGCACTTTGGCATCATTACCCGAAACTGCCGAGAAGCAGCGGAAACAAAACTTCGAGAGCACAAACTTGTTGTAGAAACACTTATCACCAGAGAAGACTTCCCAGCAAAGCCAGATCCAACCGCGTTGTTTCATTTAATGAAGGAATGGAGCTTGGAGAAAGGCAGCGTTCTGTACGTTGGCGACCATCAATACGACGTGCTTACCGCACAAAACGCTGGGTGTTTGAGCTGCTATATATCCAACTCAGAAGACTTGTCTTCAAGTTATGGAGCGGATTTGCATTACCCTTCTTTAAAAGCACTCCATCGCTATTTAGAGGCTCAATAG